Proteins encoded by one window of Rutidosis leptorrhynchoides isolate AG116_Rl617_1_P2 chromosome 7, CSIRO_AGI_Rlap_v1, whole genome shotgun sequence:
- the LOC139857458 gene encoding protein MID1-COMPLEMENTING ACTIVITY 1-like — translation MAATWDHFGDIANVAQLTGLDAVRLIGLIVQAASTARMHKKNCKQFAMHLKLIGNLLQQLRISELKRYPETREPLEQLEEALRRSYILVNSCQDRSYLYLLAMGWNIVNQFRRAQDEIDRYLKIIPLITLVDNARVRERLEYIERDQREYTLDDEDRKVQDVIMKPDPSHNDTVVLKKSLSCSYPNLPFKEVIQKENEKLHLELQRSQANYDVGQCQVIQHLIEVTEVVASKSQHDQDSPKKISKKVDTHYQDATSNKEVQDNSNTNTSIVLYGQDLASSREAYGRGEWHSDLLGCCSEPKMCLKTCFFPCGTFSRIATVATNRHMSSGEACNELMAYSLILSCCCYTCCIRRKLRKTLDITGGWCDDFLSHVMCCCCALVQELREVEMRGIHGPEKTKISPPPTQWMES, via the exons ATGGCTGCAACATGGGATCATTTTGGAGATATAGCAAATGTGGCTCAGCTAACTGGGCTCGATGCAGTTAGGTTAATAGGGTTGATTGTGCAGGCGGCTAGTACTGCACGGATGCACAAAAAGAACTGCAAGCAGTTTGCTATGCATTTGAAATTAATTGGTAATCTTTTACAACAACTTAGGATTAGTGAACTTAAACGGTATCCGGAAACACGAGAACCGTTAGAGCAACTTGAAGAGGCATTAAGAAGGTCTTATATTTTAGTTAACAGTTGTCAAGATCGGAGTTATTTGTATTTGCTTGCAATGGGATGGAATATTGTTAATCAATTTAGAAGGGCACAAGATGAGATCGATCGATATTTGAAGATAATCCCGCTTATTACACTTGTGGATAATGCTCGAGTCAGG GAAAGATTGGAATATATTGAAAGGGACCAACGTGAATACACATTGGATGATGAAGATAGAAAGGTGCAAGATGTTATCATGAAGCCCGACCCGTCACATAATGATACCGTCGTTTTAAAGAAATCACTTTCGTGTAGTTACCCAAACTTACCATTTAAAGAAGTTATACAAAAAGAAAACGAAAAGCTTCATTTGGAACTACAACGATCACAAGCTAATTACGATGTAGGACAGTGTCAAGTAATCCAACATCTGATCGAGGTTACTGAAGTTGTTGCTTCGAAATCTCAACATGATCAAGATTCACCAAAGAAGATTTCAAAGAAGGTCGACACTCATTATCAAGATGCCACAAGCAATAAAGAAGTTCAAGATAACAGCAACAC AAACACGTCTATAGTCTTGTATGGACAGGATTTGGCCTCTAGTAGAGAAGCTTATGGTCGTGGAGAATGGCATTCCGATTTACTCGGTTGTTGTTCAGAGCCTAAGATGT GCTTAAAAACTTGTTTCTTTCCTTGTGGTACTTTTTCAAGGATTGCAACTGTTGCAACAAATAGGCACATGA GTTCGGGAGAGGCATGCAATGAGCTGATGGCttattcattaatattatcatgCTGTTGCTATACTTGTTGCATCAGGAGGAAGCTTCGAAAGACCCTCGATATAACG GGTGGGTGGTGCGATGACTTTCTTTCGCATGTCATGTGTTGCTGCTGTGCTCTTGTTCAAGAATTGCGTGAAGTTGAGATGCGTGGAATTCATG GTCCTGAGAAGACGAAAATAAGCCCCCCACCCACTCAATGGATGGAATCATAA
- the LOC139858373 gene encoding uncharacterized protein yields the protein MVKGSSSRLVAVGISKTLSDMLVCPLSKQPLRVCEKSNSLISEAIGVSFPIVDGIPCLVPRDGKIIETNDTTTDQ from the exons atggTGAAAGGAAGCAGCAGCAGATTAGTCGCAGTTGGAATCAGCAAAACCCTATCAGATATGCTTGTTTGTCCTCTCTCTAAACAACCTTTGAG GGTCTGTGAGAAATCGAATTCACTGATAAGTGAGGCAATCGGTGTTTCTTTTCCG ATAGTAGACGGGATCCCGTGTCTTGTGCCAAGGGACGGCAAGATCATTGAAACCAATGACACAACAACGGATCAATAA